One genomic region from Plasmodium chabaudi chabaudi strain AS genome assembly, chromosome: 7 encodes:
- a CDS encoding EF-hand calcium-binding domain-containing protein, putative, whose amino-acid sequence MRRGLRKTCEHFNKGQINCIRNIYGNNNGIKNNFLSYIQGRTFSNDIASEKNECGNSNSYTNGISSAYYWAELTKNKIHDSKINELREQFSILKDYDDNDIMIWKASFNQMDKDKDNYISHADLQKSDWSLEKYTLFQNYDMDKNNLIDFGEYIQAIIDIDTQHFKNFFHGFSKIDLELEFQKYAVTEKDNSKKIIPLTKLMQMLKDKEFTCVTETDSRNLFNLMDINQDGYLDFEDFVEWLEIK is encoded by the exons ATGCGACGCGGCTTAAGGAAAACATGTGAGCATTTTAATAAAGGTCAAATTAATTgtataagaaatatatacggaaataataatggaattaaaaataattttttatcatatatacaaGGACGAACTTTCAGTAATGATATAGCAAGCGAAAAGAATGAGTGTGGGAATAGCAATTCTTACACAAATGGAATATCATCAGCTTATTATTGGGCTGAATtaactaaaaataaaatccatgattcaaaaataaatgaattacGAGAGCAATTCTCTATTTTAAAGGATTATGACGATAACGATATAATGATATGGAAAGCATCGTTTAATCAAATGGACAAGGATAAGGACAATTATATATCTCATGCAGATTTACAAAAGAGTGATTGGAgtttagaaaaatatactctatttcaaaattatgatatggataaaaataatttaattgatTTTGGTGAATATATACAAGCAATTATTGATATAGATACacaacattttaaaaattttttccatGGATTTAGTAAAATCGACCTTGAATTAGAGTTCCAAAAATATGCAG TTACCGAAAAGGATAATAGCAAAAAGATTATTCCATTAACAAAACTAATGCAAATGttaaaagataaagaaTTCACATGCGTTACAGAAACAGACTCTCGAAACCTTTTTAATCTAATGGATATAAATCAAGACGGATATTTAGACTTTGAGGATTTTGTAGAg tgGCTAGAAATTAAATAA
- a CDS encoding vacuolar protein sorting-associated protein 2, putative, translating into MGGYFSKSLEESLREEKRNLNRSIRELEREIFKLENEKKQIEKNIKLYAKKNDITLVRTLAKDFVKVKQTVTKYSKIKSHLFSMKIKLQSVKSSEQLSKSLNDINKIITRVNKYIELKNINKSIYDFQKQNDEVSLKEDMLDDLFDTLNYDIDMAEEEDIIVSKVLDGLGIQMNSKLDEIPSVSELKTEQVETNTNVADFQERINNLKK; encoded by the coding sequence ATGGGAGGTTATTTTTCCAAAAGCTTGGAAGAGTCTCTTAGGGAAGAAAAGCGGAATTTAAATCGATCCATAAGAGAATTGGAAAGGGAAATATTTAAGTTGgagaatgaaaaaaaacaaatcgaaaaaaacataaagctatatgcaaaaaaaaatgatataactCTTGTTCGAACGTTGGCAAAAGATTTTGTAAAAGTAAAACAAACTGttacaaaatatagtaaaataaaatcacatttattttctatgaaaataaaattacaaaGTGTTAAATCTTCTGAACAGTTAAGTAAAAGTTTAAATGAtatcaataaaataattacaagagtaaataaatatattgaattaaaaaatattaataaatctatatatgattttcaaaaacaaaatgatgaagTCTCATTAAAAGAGGATATGCTAGATGATCTTTTTGATACattaaattatgatataGACATGGCAGAGGAAGAGGATATAATTGTTTCGAAAGTTTTAGATGGTTTGGGTATACAAATGAATTCAAAATTAGACGAGATACCATCGGTCAGTGAACTTAAAACCGAGCAAGTTGAAACTAACACAAATGTAGCGGATTTCCAAGAAAGAATTaacaatttgaaaaaatga
- a CDS encoding phosphopantothenoylcysteine decarboxylase, putative has product MKLLLGITGSIAAIKTSKIVDQLKKECENKNIPIEIKYVATNVAFEKFLNNFKEQVLLDKDEWLWKDRGDDILHIELRKWADLFVICPLDANTLAYISNGACPNLLTSICRCWDFEKKILVFPCMNTYMFNHPITKHQLDIISSWGIKVIPPIAKVLACGEYGMGALPNIEDVVKEIMECMKTL; this is encoded by the exons ATGAAACTTCTACTTGGGATTACTGGAAGTATTGCTGCAATTAAAACTAGCAAAATAGTTGACCaactaaaaaaagaatgtgaaaataaaaatattcctatagaaataaaatatgtagcTACAAATGTCgcatttgaaaaatttctgaacaattttaaagaaCAAGTACTCTTAGATAAAGATGAATGGTTATGGAAAGACCGAGGTGATGATATACTACATATAGAATTAAGAAAATGGGCTGACCTTTTTGTTATATGCCCTTTAGATGCCAATACACTGGCTTATATATCAAATGGTGCCTGCCCCAATTTATTA ACCTCTATTTGTCGGTGTTGggattttgaaaaaaaaattttagttTTTCCATGTATGAACACATACATGTTTAATCATCCCATTACAAAACATCAGCTTGATATCATTTCATCATGGGGAATAAAA GTCATTCCACCTATCGCAAAAGTCTTGGCATGTGGTGAATACG GTATGGGAGCTCTTCCAAATATCGAAGATGTAGTTAAAGAGATAATGGAATGCATGAAAACATTATAA
- a CDS encoding ribosome assembly protein RRB1, putative: MNDDLECDYSTYDLLFCPITPWPCLSFDFIYDSQAKEDYVSKLKINGNEFKGNELIYPIEVTCVSGTQATDKKSNCIYVIKWGNLNKLDLYLSSEEISSDDEKVENKKSIEKNNSDNNKPSEDDSVIICKSIKHIHGCINKIKNNKKINSLVGAWCEDKKVYIYEIRDEINGLNERMYNENIQKDPVYIFNKHSNEGFAIDWNPVYGAQLLTGDNDGNLFLWLPDNMTKWKHEKLISPSIGVNCNKYSIETIQWAKHGNGVGHVFAMCSSDKSIKIVDTRDIKSGSGDSQMQNLVNRENRFKMDIPNAHSSDVNVITWNENFEFLLASGGDDSLVKIWDIRNTSKNVASLNFHKDSITSISWDSKDTYVVLASSLDNSISVWDLSVESEALEHSVAQYPDQLLFEHKNQNFITDAKFHPYYPGVIVSTSGECFNIFKPYNT; encoded by the coding sequence ATGAATGATGATTTAGAATGCGACTATAGTACATACGACTTGTTGTTTTGTCCGATAACCCCTTGGCCATGTTTGTCTTtcgattttatttatgacAGCCAAGCTAAAGAAGATTATgtttcaaaattaaaaataaatggaaatGAATTTAAAGGAAATGAATTGATATACCCAATTGAAGTAACATGTGTTTCAGGAACACAAGCAACAGacaaaaaatcaaattgtatatatgtaattaaGTGGGGAAACTTAAATAAGCTTGATCTTTATCTAAGTTCTGAAGAAATATCTAGCGATGATGAAAAagtagaaaataaaaaaagtatcgagaaaaataatagtgataataataaaccaAGTGAAGATGATAGTGtaattatatgtaaatctataaaacatattcaTGGGtgcattaataaaattaaaaataataaaaaaataaactctTTAGTCGGAGCATGGTGTGaagataaaaaagtatatatttatgaaattcGTGACGAGATAAATGGTTTAAATGAACGAATGTATAATGAgaatattcaaaaagatcctgtttatatttttaataaacataGTAATGAAGGTTTTGCTATAGATTGGAATCCGGTATATGGTGCTCAATTATTAACAGGTGATAATGATggtaatttatttttatggcTACCTGACAATATGACAAAATGGAaacatgaaaaattaatatctCCATCTATCGGAGTTAATTGTAATAAGTATAGTATAGAGACTATTCAATGGGCTAAACATGGGAATGGGGTAGGTCATGTATTTGCCATGTGTTCTTCTGATAAAAGTATAAAGATTGTAGATACTCGAGATATTAAAAGTGGTTCAGGTGATAGTCAGATGCAAAACTTGGTTAATCGTGAAAATAGATTCAAAATGGATATCCCTAATGCACATTCGAGTGATGTTAATGTTATAACATGgaatgaaaattttgaatttttattggCATCAGGTGGAGATGATTCGCTAGTTAAAATATGGGATATACGTAATACATCTAAAAATGTAGCTAgcttaaattttcataaagaTTCTATTACATCAATTTCATGGGACAGTAAAGATACTTATGTGGTGTTAGCATCGAGTTTAGATAATTCGATTTCTGTTTGGGATCTATCAGTTGAATCTGAAGCTTTAGAACACTCTGTTGCTCAATACCCTGATCAATTATTGTTTGaacataaaaatcaaaattttat